A single region of the Prochlorococcus marinus str. MIT 0917 genome encodes:
- the panB gene encoding 3-methyl-2-oxobutanoate hydroxymethyltransferase, whose protein sequence is MQTTELVRFKKLGKQITVLTAWDAISSSIVEAAGADVVLVGDSLGMVVLGHATTLPVTLDQMLHHTQAVCRGFCKPFHEQPLVVCDLPFLSYQCGEDKAVEAAGTLLKNSSASAVKLEGAEPETLLVIKRLIRMGIPVMGHLGLTPQSVHQLGYKSQARDKDSQDKIFKDSKMLQESGCFAIVLEHIPGEIASRLKKDLAIPVIGIGAGSDCDGQVRVTADILGLSIAQPPFAKPLIAGRKLCIDALRDWIKSTNLD, encoded by the coding sequence ATGCAAACCACAGAATTGGTTCGTTTTAAAAAGTTGGGCAAACAGATAACTGTATTAACTGCTTGGGATGCCATCTCATCCTCAATAGTCGAGGCCGCAGGTGCTGATGTTGTTCTAGTGGGAGATTCACTTGGGATGGTTGTCTTAGGACACGCAACTACACTTCCTGTCACGCTTGATCAAATGCTTCACCATACACAAGCTGTTTGCAGGGGATTTTGCAAGCCTTTTCACGAACAACCATTAGTAGTTTGTGATCTCCCTTTTCTAAGTTATCAATGTGGAGAGGACAAAGCCGTTGAAGCTGCTGGAACTCTCCTTAAAAATTCTTCAGCTTCAGCAGTGAAACTTGAAGGAGCGGAACCTGAAACTTTACTGGTAATTAAAAGACTTATCAGAATGGGAATCCCAGTAATGGGTCATCTTGGTTTAACTCCGCAGTCAGTTCATCAACTTGGATATAAATCTCAAGCAAGGGATAAAGATAGTCAAGATAAAATTTTCAAAGATTCAAAAATGCTTCAAGAATCAGGATGTTTTGCAATAGTTCTTGAACATATCCCAGGAGAAATTGCCAGCCGGTTAAAAAAAGATCTAGCCATTCCTGTAATTGGCATTGGAGCAGGCAGTGATTGCGATGGGCAGGTAAGAGTTACAGCTGATATTCTTGGCCTTTCAATTGCACAGCCTCCTTTTGCAAAGCCTTTAATTGCAGGACGCAAACTTTGCATAGATGCCCTAAGAGACTGGATAAAATCTACTAATCTTGATTAA
- a CDS encoding D-alanine--D-alanine ligase family protein: MSNKKQVIGLVFGGYSSEHEVSIKSAETIYVALSHSCNIERFIVNPIYIDKNGFWSDSEYSKSILLGEKESTKTIKSNIKSMNNLANFPAESNKVDVWFPALHGPNGEDGVIQGLFKLTGKPFVGSGTLGSSLGMDKIAMKSIFKSFNLPQAPYTYLHKVNLSDKSFMKSIYNQIEEIINYPCFVKPANLGSSIGITKAYSKKELITGIETAAKYDERIIIEKNIEGRELECGVLGKSIMKSSVVGEVKFQTDWYTYESKYDENLSSTIIPADLNIDIVNKIQKLAIEACKAINAYGLARVDFFYQESTEQIFINEVNTLPGFTKTSMYPTLWEASGLKLEKLVASLIETAKE, translated from the coding sequence ATGTCGAATAAAAAGCAAGTTATAGGACTAGTTTTTGGTGGTTATTCAAGTGAACATGAAGTTTCTATCAAATCAGCTGAAACTATTTACGTCGCCTTATCTCATTCTTGCAATATTGAACGTTTTATTGTAAATCCAATTTATATAGACAAGAATGGTTTTTGGTCGGATTCAGAATACTCAAAGTCAATTTTATTAGGAGAAAAGGAATCAACCAAAACAATAAAAAGCAATATAAAGTCTATGAATAATCTCGCTAACTTTCCAGCAGAAAGTAACAAAGTTGATGTGTGGTTTCCCGCATTGCATGGTCCAAATGGAGAAGATGGAGTTATTCAGGGATTGTTTAAATTAACTGGAAAACCTTTTGTTGGATCAGGAACTCTAGGTTCATCTTTAGGCATGGATAAAATAGCAATGAAATCTATTTTTAAATCATTTAATCTTCCTCAAGCTCCATATACTTATTTACACAAAGTGAATTTATCAGACAAATCATTCATGAAGTCGATATATAATCAAATAGAAGAAATAATAAATTATCCATGTTTTGTAAAGCCAGCCAATCTGGGCTCTTCTATTGGAATAACTAAAGCATACTCAAAAAAAGAGCTAATTACCGGAATAGAAACTGCAGCAAAATATGATGAAAGAATTATAATAGAAAAAAATATTGAAGGGAGAGAACTTGAATGTGGAGTATTAGGAAAATCTATAATGAAATCATCAGTTGTTGGCGAAGTTAAATTTCAAACCGATTGGTATACATATGAATCCAAATATGATGAGAATCTAAGCAGTACAATTATCCCAGCTGATTTAAACATAGATATAGTTAATAAGATACAAAAGCTAGCTATCGAGGCATGTAAAGCTATTAATGCTTATGGCTTGGCGAGAGTCGATTTTTTTTACCAAGAAAGCACGGAACAGATTTTTATAAATGAGGTTAATACCTTGCCAGGCTTCACTAAAACAAGCATGTACCCAACATTGTGGGAAGCTTCGGGATTAAAACTAGAAAAACTTGTTGCTAGTCTCATAGAAACAGCTAAAGAATGA
- a CDS encoding ATP-dependent Clp protease proteolytic subunit, which translates to MTASSPYYGDSAVMRTPPPDLPSLLLKERIVYLGLPLFSDDDAKRQLGMDVTELIIAQLLFLEFDNSEKPIYFYINSTGTSWYTGDAIGFETEAFAICDTLRYVKPPVHTICIGQAMGTAAVILSAGTKGQRAALPHASIVLHQPRSGAQGQATDIQIRANEVIHNKKAMLEILSHNTGRSVDQLSKDSDRMSYLNPSEAVEYGIIDRVLTSRKDLPGEKVLPT; encoded by the coding sequence ATGACTGCATCTTCCCCGTATTATGGCGATTCTGCCGTAATGAGAACACCGCCCCCTGATTTACCATCGCTTCTCCTGAAAGAAAGGATAGTTTATTTAGGCTTGCCACTATTTTCCGATGATGATGCCAAAAGGCAGCTTGGAATGGATGTAACTGAACTAATTATTGCCCAACTTCTTTTTCTCGAATTTGATAATTCTGAAAAACCTATTTATTTTTATATTAACTCAACTGGAACGAGTTGGTACACAGGAGATGCAATCGGATTTGAAACCGAGGCCTTTGCGATCTGCGACACTCTCAGATACGTGAAGCCTCCAGTTCATACTATTTGCATAGGCCAAGCCATGGGGACCGCAGCAGTAATACTCTCGGCCGGTACGAAAGGGCAACGAGCAGCATTACCTCATGCGTCAATTGTCCTTCATCAGCCCAGAAGTGGCGCTCAAGGCCAAGCAACTGATATTCAAATCAGAGCAAATGAGGTTATTCACAACAAAAAAGCAATGCTAGAAATCCTCAGTCATAACACTGGGAGATCAGTAGATCAATTATCCAAAGACTCAGATCGCATGAGTTATCTTAACCCTAGTGAGGCAGTTGAATACGGGATTATAGATCGCGTTCTTACCAGTAGAAAAGACTTACCAGGCGAAAAGGTTTTGCCCACATAA
- a CDS encoding amidohydrolase family protein produces MNFAKDVELIASPPKSGRVDVLVPRCLIGNGKDVLGTSIDQEGLSSIQIEWRDGTITSIKGLSETSKVPEEILLPRFAEPHAHIDKAFSWSRSPNLRGSYQDALAANLREYELRSEEELIFRVEKCLNLALVNGIRAIRSHIDSFGETAMRDWDLIESIRTKWQEKCFLQFVALVPLDFWQSDEGERLAQRVALNGDLLGGVIAPPFNKRKTFKSLLHLVQLANRLKCDIDLHIDESQFCQAGGLKLLLEVLGQVKNDISITCSHLSSMGLLREKEISFLANKMAKNRLKVVALPLTNSWLLGRKDRSTLTKRPLAPIFQLQKAGVDVSVGGDNINDSWFPLSNFDPIHLMTLSMPIAHLSPWDRLGLSPFTWSPADLLSLKWDGLFQKGSPADFILLDSNSWVKALSHKPKRRVVVNGEFLNELPKNKKQHSQIKSHD; encoded by the coding sequence GTGAATTTCGCAAAAGATGTTGAATTGATTGCAAGTCCTCCAAAGTCTGGGCGCGTAGATGTTCTTGTCCCAAGATGTTTGATTGGCAATGGAAAGGATGTTTTAGGAACATCAATTGATCAAGAAGGCTTGTCCTCTATTCAAATTGAGTGGAGGGATGGAACGATTACCTCTATTAAGGGTTTAAGCGAAACATCTAAAGTTCCGGAGGAAATCCTTCTGCCAAGATTTGCGGAACCTCATGCTCATATAGATAAAGCATTTTCATGGTCACGTTCACCTAACTTGAGGGGTAGTTATCAAGATGCTCTAGCAGCAAATCTCCGTGAATATGAATTGAGGTCCGAAGAAGAATTAATTTTCAGAGTTGAAAAGTGTCTCAATCTAGCTCTTGTTAATGGGATCAGGGCAATTAGATCTCATATAGACAGCTTTGGAGAGACAGCAATGAGAGATTGGGATCTGATAGAAAGTATTAGAACAAAATGGCAAGAGAAATGTTTTTTACAGTTTGTGGCTTTGGTTCCATTAGATTTTTGGCAAAGTGATGAAGGTGAGCGTTTAGCTCAAAGAGTTGCTCTAAATGGAGATCTCTTAGGTGGGGTAATAGCGCCTCCTTTCAATAAGAGGAAGACTTTTAAGTCCTTACTTCACCTAGTGCAACTTGCAAATAGACTTAAGTGTGATATTGATCTTCATATTGATGAGTCTCAATTCTGCCAAGCTGGGGGATTAAAATTACTTCTAGAAGTATTAGGCCAAGTTAAAAATGATATATCAATAACTTGTAGTCATCTAAGCAGCATGGGCTTGTTAAGAGAAAAAGAGATTTCATTTTTAGCGAACAAAATGGCTAAGAACAGATTAAAAGTTGTTGCTTTACCATTAACTAATTCTTGGCTTTTAGGAAGAAAAGATCGATCCACTTTAACTAAAAGACCACTAGCACCAATTTTTCAACTTCAAAAAGCAGGAGTCGATGTATCTGTAGGAGGAGACAATATAAATGATTCATGGTTCCCTTTGTCTAATTTTGATCCAATTCATTTAATGACTTTGTCCATGCCAATTGCTCATCTATCTCCCTGGGACAGATTGGGCCTCTCTCCATTTACTTGGTCTCCAGCAGATTTACTTAGCCTTAAATGGGATGGCCTTTTTCAAAAGGGAAGCCCTGCCGATTTTATTTTGTTAGATTCAAATAGTTGGGTAAAAGCTTTGTCTCATAAACCTAAACGAAGAGTAGTAGTTAATGGTGAATTCTTGAATGAATTGCCTAAAAACAAAAAACAACATTCACAAATCAAGAGTCATGACTAG
- the hemW gene encoding radical SAM family heme chaperone HemW, whose product MVAPPRSAYLHIPFCHKRCFYCDFSIIPLGDSVQATGSPGITSINSYLDLINREISISPKGPALSTIYLGGGTPSLLKKNELGGLLKNLQKKFGFQDGAEITMEVDPATFLKNDLNGYVEIGINRFSLGGQAFDDTILASIGRKHNRSQLIEACNWVNNLYKEGMLKSWSLDLIQNLPGLNLSKWIEELEQAVKTEAPHLSIYDLTIEPDTVFGRIHKRGKLNIPIESEAQKIDFETNRFLKSSGFSRYEISSYSLPGHASRHNRMYWSGSGWWGFGMGATSSPWGERFSRPRTIAGYKNWLEQQESQLLEKTLLNEISTPMPLDELLMIGLRRREGVHFEELAKNVGWTQKECDKNLKLLEEYWLNYLKEGSILRNNGRYFLSDPKGMQISNQILIQMFLWWDSLNQD is encoded by the coding sequence ATGGTAGCCCCACCAAGAAGTGCATATTTGCACATACCCTTTTGCCATAAAAGATGTTTTTACTGTGATTTTTCCATTATCCCTTTAGGTGATAGCGTTCAAGCTACAGGTAGTCCAGGGATAACTTCTATTAACTCATATTTGGATTTAATTAATAGAGAGATTTCAATTTCCCCTAAAGGTCCTGCACTTTCAACAATTTATTTGGGTGGTGGAACCCCTTCTTTATTGAAAAAAAATGAGCTAGGTGGTTTATTAAAAAATCTTCAAAAAAAATTTGGATTTCAAGATGGTGCGGAGATAACTATGGAGGTTGATCCAGCAACATTTTTGAAAAATGATCTGAATGGATATGTAGAAATTGGAATCAATAGATTTAGCTTGGGAGGACAGGCCTTTGATGACACAATTTTAGCTTCTATTGGTAGAAAACATAATCGTTCACAATTAATTGAGGCGTGTAATTGGGTAAATAACTTATATAAAGAGGGAATGCTAAAAAGCTGGAGTCTTGATTTGATTCAAAATCTTCCAGGTTTAAATTTGTCTAAGTGGATTGAAGAGTTAGAACAAGCAGTTAAAACGGAAGCTCCTCATTTGTCAATATATGATTTAACTATCGAACCAGATACGGTTTTTGGAAGAATACACAAAAGAGGTAAGTTGAATATCCCAATTGAATCTGAAGCTCAAAAAATAGATTTTGAAACTAATAGATTTCTTAAAAGTAGCGGTTTCTCTAGATACGAGATTTCAAGTTATTCATTACCTGGACATGCATCTAGACATAATCGTATGTATTGGAGTGGTTCTGGTTGGTGGGGCTTTGGGATGGGCGCAACAAGTTCTCCTTGGGGTGAGAGATTCTCTAGACCCAGAACAATTGCTGGTTATAAAAATTGGCTTGAGCAACAAGAAAGTCAATTATTAGAGAAAACTTTGTTAAATGAAATTTCAACACCGATGCCCTTGGATGAGCTTTTGATGATTGGTCTGAGGAGACGTGAAGGTGTTCATTTTGAGGAACTTGCTAAAAATGTTGGATGGACTCAAAAAGAATGCGACAAAAATTTAAAATTACTGGAGGAATATTGGCTTAATTATTTAAAAGAAGGATCTATATTAAGAAACAATGGAAGATATTTTTTAAGTGATCCCAAGGGGATGCAAATTAGCAATCAGATTTTGATTCAGATGTTTTTATGGTGGGATTCACTTAATCAAGATTAG
- the miaB gene encoding tRNA (N6-isopentenyl adenosine(37)-C2)-methylthiotransferase MiaB produces the protein MTTTIVPTKQSNSFKSPRGSYWITTFGCQMNKADSERMSGILQTMGYELAEEELKADLVLYNTCTIRDNAEQKVYSYLGRQARRKKSDPNLKIIIAGCLAQQEGETLLRRVPEVDLVMGPQHANRLETLLNQVDNGHQVLATDEQHIYEDIATARRESAICGWVNIIYGCNERCTYCVVPSVRGKEQSRTPQSIKHEIEELARIGYKEITLLGQNIDAYGRDFKAYEFNKSGQLTLSYLLEYIHDIEGIERIRFATSHPRYFTKELIDVCAKLPKVCEHFHIPVQSGSNKILKNMGRGYTVQTYKEIVNYIKQIMPDSSITSDAIVAFPGETRDQFEETLSLIEDVKFDLVNTAAYSPRPNTPAALWPNQLSEKIKIDRLREINNLVEKTAKKRNLRYKDSLQEILVESINSKDNSQLLGRTRTNRLTFFPKSSIDSKSPQPGQIVNIKINEIRPFSLTGSLL, from the coding sequence ATGACAACAACCATAGTTCCTACTAAACAAAGCAATTCTTTTAAAAGCCCTAGAGGAAGCTACTGGATTACCACTTTCGGTTGTCAAATGAATAAGGCTGATTCAGAGAGAATGTCAGGCATTTTGCAAACGATGGGATATGAGCTTGCAGAAGAGGAACTTAAGGCAGATTTAGTTCTCTACAACACATGTACTATTCGTGATAATGCTGAGCAGAAAGTTTACAGCTATTTAGGAAGGCAAGCTAGAAGGAAAAAATCAGATCCTAATTTAAAAATTATCATTGCAGGATGCTTAGCTCAACAAGAAGGGGAAACACTTTTAAGAAGAGTTCCTGAAGTAGATCTTGTAATGGGACCTCAGCATGCAAATCGACTGGAGACTCTTCTTAATCAAGTTGATAACGGACACCAAGTTTTAGCGACTGATGAACAGCACATTTACGAAGACATTGCGACAGCAAGAAGAGAGAGCGCCATCTGTGGTTGGGTTAACATTATTTATGGATGCAATGAGCGATGCACTTATTGCGTAGTCCCGTCAGTTAGAGGTAAAGAACAATCACGAACACCGCAAAGTATTAAACATGAAATAGAAGAATTAGCGAGAATTGGGTATAAAGAGATAACCCTTTTAGGGCAGAATATAGATGCTTATGGCAGAGACTTTAAAGCTTATGAATTCAATAAATCTGGGCAATTAACACTTTCATATTTATTAGAATATATTCATGATATTGAGGGGATAGAGCGTATAAGGTTTGCCACAAGTCATCCTAGGTATTTCACGAAAGAATTAATAGATGTATGTGCAAAGCTTCCTAAAGTTTGTGAACACTTTCATATCCCAGTCCAAAGTGGAAGTAATAAAATACTAAAAAATATGGGTCGAGGGTATACAGTTCAAACCTATAAAGAAATTGTCAATTATATAAAACAAATAATGCCTGATTCGTCAATTACTTCTGATGCAATTGTAGCTTTTCCGGGAGAGACGAGAGATCAATTCGAAGAGACGCTATCACTTATAGAGGATGTTAAATTTGACCTGGTTAATACTGCAGCCTATTCTCCCAGACCAAATACTCCAGCCGCCTTATGGCCTAATCAATTATCTGAAAAAATAAAAATAGATCGACTAAGAGAGATTAATAACTTAGTAGAAAAGACTGCGAAGAAAAGAAACTTAAGGTACAAAGACTCCTTACAGGAAATACTCGTTGAAAGCATAAATTCTAAAGATAATTCCCAATTACTAGGAAGGACTAGAACAAATCGACTAACATTTTTTCCAAAATCCTCAATTGATAGCAAATCACCTCAACCTGGACAAATAGTGAATATAAAAATCAACGAAATACGTCCATTCTCATTAACTGGGAGCTTGTTATAA
- the ftsZ gene encoding cell division protein FtsZ, with product MGNKSSFNMDEGILPSQSARIEVIGVGGGGSNAVNRMINSDLDGVTYRVLNTDAQALIQSSATHRVQLGQSLTRGLGAGGNPSIGQKAAEESRADLQQALEGVDLVFIAAGMGGGTGTGAAPVVAQVAKESGALTVGIVTKPFSFEGKRRLRQADEGIARLAENVDTLIVIPNDRLKDVISGAPLQEAFRSADDVLMKGVQGISDIITCPGLVNVDFADVRSVMTEAGTALLGIGLGSGRSRALEAAQAAINSPLLEAARIDGAKGCVINITGGKDMTLEDMTSASEVISDVVDPEANIIVGTVVDEKLEGEIQVTVIATGFDSNQIYSNERNRARLSPQSLYEQAEARESGASIPEFLRLRQNR from the coding sequence ATGGGAAACAAATCTAGTTTCAACATGGATGAAGGAATCCTACCCAGTCAATCTGCACGTATTGAGGTTATTGGCGTTGGTGGCGGCGGAAGTAATGCCGTCAACCGAATGATTAATAGTGATCTTGATGGAGTCACATATCGGGTGCTCAACACAGATGCCCAAGCGCTTATTCAATCATCCGCAACTCATAGAGTTCAACTTGGTCAAAGCTTAACTAGAGGTCTTGGAGCAGGTGGCAATCCAAGCATTGGGCAGAAGGCAGCTGAAGAGTCTAGGGCTGACCTTCAACAAGCCCTAGAAGGAGTTGACCTAGTATTTATTGCTGCTGGCATGGGAGGAGGTACTGGGACAGGGGCAGCCCCTGTCGTTGCTCAAGTTGCCAAAGAGAGTGGTGCTTTGACAGTGGGGATTGTTACCAAACCATTCAGTTTTGAAGGGAAACGTCGTTTAAGACAAGCTGATGAAGGTATAGCAAGACTTGCAGAGAATGTTGATACATTAATTGTCATTCCAAACGACAGACTAAAAGACGTAATTTCAGGAGCGCCTTTGCAAGAAGCCTTTAGAAGCGCTGACGATGTTCTTATGAAAGGAGTTCAAGGAATAAGTGACATAATCACTTGTCCTGGATTGGTTAATGTAGATTTCGCTGATGTGCGCTCTGTGATGACAGAAGCTGGTACTGCGCTTTTAGGTATAGGTTTAGGCTCTGGAAGGTCAAGAGCTCTAGAAGCAGCTCAAGCAGCTATCAACAGTCCTCTTTTAGAAGCAGCTCGAATAGATGGAGCGAAAGGATGTGTAATAAACATAACTGGAGGCAAAGATATGACTCTTGAAGATATGACATCTGCGTCTGAGGTCATATCCGATGTAGTAGATCCAGAAGCAAATATCATTGTAGGTACTGTAGTTGATGAAAAACTTGAGGGAGAGATTCAAGTAACTGTTATTGCTACAGGATTTGACAGTAATCAAATTTATTCAAATGAACGAAATAGAGCAAGACTTTCGCCTCAATCACTCTACGAACAAGCAGAAGCTAGAGAATCAGGGGCTTCGATACCAGAGTTTTTACGTCTAAGACAAAATCGTTGA
- a CDS encoding PIN/TRAM domain-containing protein produces MADLFILVLFLISGAITGWIGVNWLPDETLDHITNLKNLKIALSGLTALVGLLIAFLFQQFRNKLTKRIRTMPTDLLVSRSIGIVLGLIIATLLLVPVLLLPLPAELFFVKPIFAVLSNIFFGVLGYNLADVHGRTVLRLFNPNSTESLLMADGILTPASAKVLDTSVIIDGRIQSLLRFGLIEGQIIVAQSVMDELQKLADSSNNEKRGKGRRGLKLLNQLRESYGRRLVINSTKYEGEGTDEILLKLTSDISGILITVDYNLSQVALVQEIKVLNLSDLVLAVRPEVQPGEKLNLKVVREGKENSQGIAYLEDGTMVVIEEGLQWIGKRIEVVVTGALQTPTGRMVFSKASNDQPPNKFEQTKASQG; encoded by the coding sequence ATGGCAGACCTATTTATTCTGGTTTTATTTCTTATATCAGGTGCAATCACCGGATGGATTGGTGTGAATTGGTTGCCTGATGAGACTTTAGATCATATTACTAATTTAAAAAATTTAAAAATTGCTCTTTCAGGATTAACAGCTCTTGTAGGACTTTTAATAGCCTTCCTTTTTCAGCAATTTAGAAATAAATTAACAAAAAGAATAAGAACTATGCCAACAGATCTTCTGGTTAGTAGATCTATTGGCATAGTTCTTGGACTTATCATTGCAACTCTTTTATTAGTACCTGTACTACTTTTACCGTTACCCGCTGAATTGTTTTTTGTAAAGCCTATTTTTGCTGTACTTAGCAACATTTTTTTTGGAGTACTTGGATATAACCTTGCCGATGTTCACGGGCGAACAGTTTTACGCCTTTTCAATCCAAATAGCACTGAATCTTTGTTAATGGCAGATGGTATTCTAACTCCAGCTAGTGCGAAAGTTTTAGATACCAGCGTTATAATTGACGGTCGCATTCAGTCTCTCCTTAGATTTGGACTTATAGAAGGGCAAATAATCGTAGCTCAATCAGTTATGGATGAGCTACAAAAACTAGCTGACTCAAGTAACAACGAAAAGCGAGGAAAAGGAAGGAGAGGACTAAAATTACTTAACCAATTAAGAGAAAGTTATGGAAGAAGATTAGTTATTAACAGTACAAAATATGAAGGGGAAGGAACTGATGAAATTCTTTTAAAATTAACCTCAGATATCTCAGGAATATTAATCACTGTCGATTACAACTTATCTCAAGTAGCTCTAGTCCAAGAAATAAAAGTTCTTAACTTAAGCGATCTAGTACTTGCAGTTAGACCAGAAGTTCAACCTGGTGAAAAGTTAAATTTAAAAGTAGTTAGAGAAGGTAAGGAAAACTCACAAGGGATTGCTTATCTTGAAGATGGCACAATGGTAGTTATCGAGGAGGGTCTCCAATGGATTGGTAAAAGAATAGAAGTAGTTGTGACTGGAGCATTACAAACACCGACGGGCCGAATGGTTTTTAGTAAAGCTTCAAATGATCAGCCCCCGAACAAATTTGAACAAACAAAAGCATCTCAAGGCTAG
- a CDS encoding ATP-dependent Clp protease proteolytic subunit, giving the protein MPIGTPSVPYRLPGSQFERWVDIYTRLGAERILFLGQEVNDGIANSLVAQMLYLDSEDSSKPIYLYINSPGGSVTAGLAIYDTMRYVKSDLVTICVGLAASMGAFLLSAGTKGKRLALPHSRIMIHQPLGGTAQRQASDIEIEAREILRIKEMLNKSMAEMTGQTFEKIEKDTDRDYFLSAEEAKNYGLIDRVITHPNES; this is encoded by the coding sequence ATGCCAATAGGTACTCCAAGCGTTCCATACCGTCTTCCAGGAAGTCAATTTGAAAGATGGGTTGATATATATACAAGACTTGGTGCGGAAAGAATTCTATTTCTTGGTCAAGAAGTAAACGACGGCATTGCAAATAGCCTCGTAGCGCAAATGCTTTATCTTGATTCTGAAGACAGTAGTAAGCCCATCTATTTGTATATCAACAGTCCTGGAGGCTCCGTAACAGCAGGATTAGCGATCTATGACACGATGAGATATGTAAAAAGTGATCTTGTAACCATTTGTGTTGGATTAGCGGCCTCAATGGGTGCCTTTTTACTCTCTGCAGGGACAAAAGGTAAAAGACTTGCATTACCTCACAGTAGAATCATGATTCACCAGCCACTTGGCGGTACTGCTCAAAGACAAGCGAGTGACATAGAAATTGAAGCCCGAGAAATTCTCAGGATAAAAGAAATGCTCAATAAATCCATGGCAGAGATGACTGGACAAACATTTGAAAAGATTGAAAAAGATACTGATCGTGATTACTTTTTGAGTGCGGAAGAAGCAAAAAATTATGGCCTAATCGACCGAGTGATAACCCACCCAAATGAAAGTTAA
- a CDS encoding cell division protein FtsQ/DivIB, with protein MRPLKSNKRKNRKLIKNNRISTKKVSNIFQNKDFLIEIWQLIFFSSTSIFLILTFLNQAWKPISFDQTKITGLSGISKNDLKQTTSIFYPRNLLELNPKEIESYLIKKLPIKGVSVSRKFFPPEIHLNILEREPIAFASRLLSNNIEKGMIDIEGSWIPLQFLNKSKQNQIKLSIENWNPNKKKEIILIIKNRFIFQSPLQKIKIDPLQEISIKTEHFDSVLLGSGTDRLIEQINKLNQLQKSLPNLLINTKVKIVDLRDPSKPELKIEKILDDER; from the coding sequence ATGCGACCTTTGAAATCAAATAAAAGGAAAAACAGAAAATTAATTAAAAATAACCGAATATCAACTAAAAAAGTCTCGAATATTTTTCAAAATAAAGATTTTCTAATTGAAATTTGGCAATTAATTTTTTTTTCAAGCACTTCAATTTTTCTGATTCTTACATTTTTAAACCAAGCATGGAAACCAATAAGTTTTGATCAAACTAAAATCACAGGTCTCTCTGGAATATCAAAAAACGATCTCAAACAAACAACTAGTATTTTTTATCCTAGAAATTTGTTGGAATTAAATCCCAAAGAAATTGAATCCTATTTAATAAAAAAGCTTCCTATTAAAGGAGTTTCAGTAAGTAGAAAGTTTTTCCCTCCCGAAATTCATCTAAATATTTTAGAAAGAGAGCCAATAGCTTTTGCCAGTCGTCTTCTTTCAAACAATATTGAAAAAGGAATGATTGATATTGAAGGATCGTGGATACCTCTTCAATTCTTAAATAAATCAAAGCAAAATCAAATTAAATTATCTATAGAAAATTGGAATCCAAATAAAAAAAAGGAAATTATTTTAATAATTAAAAATAGATTTATTTTTCAAAGTCCTCTTCAAAAAATCAAAATAGATCCTCTTCAAGAAATCAGCATAAAAACCGAGCACTTCGATTCAGTCCTTTTAGGCTCAGGAACTGATCGTTTAATTGAGCAAATAAATAAACTCAACCAGCTACAAAAATCATTACCAAATCTTTTAATCAACACAAAAGTAAAAATCGTGGATCTTAGAGATCCAAGCAAACCAGAATTAAAAATAGAAAAAATACTGGATGATGAGAGGTAA